Below is a genomic region from Hoeflea sp. 108.
TCCGATCAACTGGAGGCAAAGACGCGGATGGACATCGGTCCCGACTTCATGCCGAAACTGGTGGCGGCTTTGACCTTTCTGCTTAGCTTGCTGCTCCTAGCACAGGCTGTGCAGCGTAACATGGGCCTAAGCCCACAGTGCCAGATGCCAGACGTCGACCGTGGGCCGGTGCGGCAGGGCGACCTAATTGAGCGCTATGCCGACTGGATCAGCCTCTTACTGATCCTCGCCTACACGATCGCATTCGAGCCCCTTGGCTTCGTGTTGTCGACTACCATTTTCCTGTTTCTACAGTTCGTCGTCATGTCACGCTCAGGTGAGCGTCGATACATACGTTTCGCGCTCGTGGCGGGCGTCGTCTCGGCAGTCTCCTATTACGTCTTCCTGAAACTGTTCTACGTGTTTTTGCCGACTGGATTGTTGGGGTGAACCATGTCTGACGTAATCTGGTCCGGTTTTGCCTCGGTACTTAGCGTCCAGGCGCTTGCGTTCAATTTATTCGGTGTCGTTGTTGGAATCATTTTCGGGGTCATTCCTGGCCTCTCGGCGGCGACCGCTATCGCGCTTTTCTTGCCGATCACCTTCGGCATGGAACCTGTGGTTGCCATCGCGTTGATGATGGGCCTCTATATCGGTGCGTCGTCGGGCGGCTTCATCGCCGCCATACTTCTCAACATTCCCGGCAAGCCGTCGGCGGTAGCGACGACTTTTGATGGCTACCCCATGGCCAGAAACGGAGAGGCCGGTCGGGCTCTCGGCGCCTCAGTCGTATTCTCTTTCATTGGCGGTCTGATCAGCATGTTCGCAATGCTGTTCATCGCACCTCCGCTTTCCGAATTGGCCATGAAGTTCGGGCCGATCGAGTATTTTGCCGCCACATTCGCAGCGCTCATGCTGCTTGGCAGCCTAACCGGAGACTCTTTGATCAAAGGTCTACTCGCGGGCTTAATCGGGCTTATGCTGGCCCTGGTTGGCTCGGCGCCGATAGACTACACGCCACGGTTCGACTTCGGGTTCTACCAGCTTTCCGAAGGCTTTCCGCAACTCGCGGTGCTCATCGGCATGTTCGCAATAGCCGAAGTGGTAAAGGCCGCGCGCCGCGATCCTGCCGTCGAGGCCGCACGTCCGCTGGATTTTCGCATGCGTGGATTCGGCATCAGCCTGAAGGAAACTATCCAGCAGATGCCGAACGCAATACGGTCCTCGGTGATCGGGATCTTTATCGGCATTCTGCCCGCTCTCGGCGGCACTGCGGCGAGCCTCGTAGCTTACACCGCGGCCAAAAACGCCTCCAAGGAAAAGGAGAAGTTTGGCAAGGGGTCGATGCATGGCCTTGTTGCTTCCGAGACAGCCAACAATGCCGTTATCGGCGGCGATATGATCCCCCTGCTTACGCTAGGCATACCAGGCGATGTGGTGACTGCCCTCCTGCTTGGCGCCTTGACCTTACACGGACTGACGCCAGGACCGCTTTTGCTCAAGACGCATGGCGATCTGCTCTATGCGATTTTCGCGGCCCTCATGATTGCCAATGTCATGATGCTAGTCGTGCAGTTCTTCGGTATCAGGATATTCGTAAGGCTGCTGTCGGTGAAAAAGTACTACTTATTCCCGATCATTGTCGCAATGTGCGCCGTTGGCGCTTTTTCGGCCAACAACGTGGGCTTCGACGTGGTGATCTTCGGCGGCTTTGGCGTCGTCGGATGGCTCTTGTTAAAGGGCGGCTTCCCTTTCGCTCCGGTGATCGTCGGCTTCATCCTGGGTCCGCTCTTGGAGATCAATCTTCGCCGCGGTCTGATGACCACAGGTGGGGACTTCCTCCCCTTCTTTCAGAGCCCGATAGCGCTGGTATTCTTCGCCACCGCAGCGCTCCTCGTAGGGGGAGTGGTGCGACAGCGCTACAGGCTGAGAGTACAAGCGAAAGCATAGTTTGGATGACGGCTTGTGCCTGTAGCAACGGGCGAACGGGAAAGAACTCCAGCGTGACCTCGGCGATTGGTGCTTCAAGCGTAACCTGGGTTGGCAGCACATCGACGCGCGCCAGGATCTCCTCGATCCGCTCATAGGTGCGTGCCGTGTTCTGGATAAGCAGCGCATTGTTTTGGACGTCGGCCAAGGGGCTGAGGTTTACACCCGTTATCCGCATCCCGATCTTAAGATCACAGGTCAGGCCAGACAGTTCCTGCATCGTGAGCATCTCGATTCGGTCAGGCTGGCCGCCGATGCGACCGGCGCTGCCTGTCCCGGAGGACTTTCCGGCACGTGTCATCATGCCAGACGGCTCATTCGTTTCGCCAGGCACAATTAGGCTCGTGCCGCGCGGTAAAGGTGCCAAGACGGCTTATCCGGAGTTGTAGAATGACGCGGGAATTTTACGGTGCGACAATCCAGGCGCAGCGAGCAATCAATGGGTTGCTCAATCTTCCAGCATCTGGCCGAGAGCAGGATTGGGAGATTGAGCTAGCCGACCCCGATCGTGT
It encodes:
- a CDS encoding tripartite tricarboxylate transporter TctB family protein — protein: MKWNDIISALVLIVVSIVVFFASDQLEAKTRMDIGPDFMPKLVAALTFLLSLLLLAQAVQRNMGLSPQCQMPDVDRGPVRQGDLIERYADWISLLLILAYTIAFEPLGFVLSTTIFLFLQFVVMSRSGERRYIRFALVAGVVSAVSYYVFLKLFYVFLPTGLLG
- a CDS encoding tripartite tricarboxylate transporter permease, translating into MSDVIWSGFASVLSVQALAFNLFGVVVGIIFGVIPGLSAATAIALFLPITFGMEPVVAIALMMGLYIGASSGGFIAAILLNIPGKPSAVATTFDGYPMARNGEAGRALGASVVFSFIGGLISMFAMLFIAPPLSELAMKFGPIEYFAATFAALMLLGSLTGDSLIKGLLAGLIGLMLALVGSAPIDYTPRFDFGFYQLSEGFPQLAVLIGMFAIAEVVKAARRDPAVEAARPLDFRMRGFGISLKETIQQMPNAIRSSVIGIFIGILPALGGTAASLVAYTAAKNASKEKEKFGKGSMHGLVASETANNAVIGGDMIPLLTLGIPGDVVTALLLGALTLHGLTPGPLLLKTHGDLLYAIFAALMIANVMMLVVQFFGIRIFVRLLSVKKYYLFPIIVAMCAVGAFSANNVGFDVVIFGGFGVVGWLLLKGGFPFAPVIVGFILGPLLEINLRRGLMTTGGDFLPFFQSPIALVFFATAALLVGGVVRQRYRLRVQAKA